The genomic window GTCTCACTATTGTGTTTGTTCTACTGATAATAACTCTACTTCCTGTTTTTTACGGACATCTTTGCGATTGAAAATGTTGTTGGTTCTCAAAATAGAGACATGATTGTTGGAATAGACATGATGTGTCACCAGATTGGCACATTAAGCTTGGCTATCACTATAATCTGGGGTACTACTTCAGGACCCATTAAATGGTTTATATAATAAGGGGTACTACTTCGGAAAATATGAATTGGCTTATaccccctctgtcccaaaataagtgtcgctgatttagtacaactttgtactaaaccagcaacacttattttggaacggagggagtacaagtgtacaaTGAATATAACCAGTTTCTCCGAGTAAAACAACTGCATATATGTGAATGTACCTTACTAATATAGTAAAGTACTAATCATATTTTCCCAATGACTAAATATAAGTTATCCATTGTGTCAGTGTATGTTTACTCTCTTATCTTTTTAAAACTACCACAGATGGCATAGAGGAACAAATAGAGTTGGATGTGTTCAACTTTAGTGGTGCTGGTGGAGTAGCATTGTCTATGTATAACACTGATGAGGTTTGTTCCCTGTGTCATGCTAGCTTTGATGCTGTGTGTGTTCAAATGTTTTTTTTAATCATGACATGATTTATCTTATTGCATTCCAAACagtcaattcgggcatttgctgaAGCTTCGATGAATGTGGCTTACCAGAAAAGATGGCCACTTTATCTTAGTACCAAGAACACAATCCTGAAAAAATATGACGGAAGGTCAATATACAATTATCATAAGCTGTCTACTTACTTTGGAGACAGGCTTGCATCCATGTATGCATTTCATTGAAATATTACATCCCTTGCTTGCCTGGTTGTCTTGTATATCAGGTTTAAAGACATATTCCAAGAAAACTATGAAACAAATTGGAGAGGCAGGTTTGAGGATGCAGGAATATGGTAATCTATTTGCTCTGTCTTGTGCAGATAAGTATTAAatgtttcttccttctcttccagaCTAATTGTTGCTGTGGCAGGTATGAACATAGACTGATCGATGATATGGTGGCTTATGCCCTAAAGAGTGAAGGTGGCTATGTTTGGGCTTGCAAGAATTATGATGGAGATGTGCAGAGCGATCTAGTTGCTCAAGGTATGTGCTCTACATATGGATGTTGTCTGCTGCAACCTTTTATCTTGAGAAGGATGGTAGTTCATTTGTTAAGAGCTGGAATGCTCTACTCCTGTTTCAGGTTTCGGATCGTTAGGTCTCATGACATCGGTTCTGGTACGTGCCCGGACGGATATTTCATGCTACTCTGTGTATTTCAAAGTTCAATTCGTGTCTCGTAACCATTTGTTAGGATAATGTTTTAGTGTTTTACTATTGGAAATGCACCTACATTGTGCTCTACTGCTGGAATAACTGGCACCCAGTATGTGCTTCTCTCTGCTCAGCTTAACAAGTATAGTTTGTGTTACTTTAGGTGTGCCCTGACGGTAGAACAGTTGAAGCTGAAGCTGCACACGGTACAGTCACACGACATTACAGAGTCCACCAAAAAGGAGGCGAAACTAGCACAAACAGCATTGCGTCAATCTTTGCGTGGTCTACTGGATTAGCACATAGGTAGCAATGGTGAATTAAACCATAGAACTTAGATGATAATGTTTTCACTCATTATGTTGAACCTAAATTTATTTTCTTCGTTTCGAAAAATAATAATTTATTTTCTTAGACCAGTTGAACATAAGTTTTTATACACAATTTATCTTAATATTCCTATTCAATGCCATACACAATCTTTAGTTTTCTTAATATGTGGAGTTGAGAACATTGTCTTCTAAACTTTGGTGGGAGTTTCCACTTTAGGAAGGTTATTGTAGCTTTTTTTTTCTTGCTAATTTTGTAAATATTAAGTATGCTGCAGTAACTTTATTTGATGTATTTGTAGCTGAAGCATTATGTCTTAATATTGAATACTTAATACAGGGCAAGGCTCGATGACAACAAAAGACTGTTGGATTTCACACAAAAACTTGAAGCTGCTTGTGTGGGAACAGTGGaatctggaaagatgacaaaggatCTAGCTCTTCTCATACACGGACCAACGTAATTCTGGCATTTCTTTCCATTCTGTAGCTACAGTACACAGGGATTACTTAGTTTTAATTGATTATTTTGTATTCTTTTTATTTAATTGCTTCTCATGATGTCCTACAGTGTTAGCCGTGATAAGTATCTGAACACCATGGAGTTCATTGATGCGGTTGCTGAGGAGTTAAGGACAAGATTGTCCGCAAAATCAAAGTTATAAAGGTGCTACAAGTAAGATAATTCCCCTGTCTATCTTCTTAGCTGCCTTGCAATGCTTCTGAAGCTCATGTTTTCTCATCTAAGCATTATCTGCCATTTTCGACACAGGAGCGGATAGGGCAAGGGACTTGTTAGGATCCTATAATACAAGGTTTACGTTTGTACTACGATAAGAGCTGTCTTCCCTACAGTGCTCAAATAGAGCCTCTGGTGACAGTCTGAATGCACCTCCGAACAATGAAGGAAGATGCTGTCTAGCTCGGAAATAAGTAGGCTCTTTTTTATCAGATTCTTTGGTGATGATCGAGTCATTTTCATGTAGCTCTTCCGATAGTGATGTCCAAATCAAGTTGGGCTTCTTACACCTACACACCCGAAGCGATGTTTGTACCAAACATAATAAGCCACTTTATTCAAACATTGTAATGTCACGACATGAAATCAAAAGCCAATTTGAAATCTGAAGCTGGTCATCCAAGGCATTGATGATATTAGCGACATGTTTCTTTGGTGCTTCAGTTTCCTCTCATCACAGGGCAACCTGAAGCCgatgtggcagcagcagcagcaggcgcgcTCAAGAAGCTTGCGAGGAAGTTGCCGCGCTCGTAGAAGTACTCCGCCTTCTCCACCTTCATCTCCTCATCAACCTGTCATCACATTGTTGCAGCGACCCATGTCAGTGTCTACTCTGTTAGACTGTTACTGTGATTCTGTGAAGTCCCAACTCTGAACAAAAGTTGACTGTACTATCAAAGCTGCCAAACTTACGTGGAAAATGCAGACCCCAAAGAACTCCACGCGCTGGCCGTGAGGAGGGTGCCCCTTGAACGGGCCCTCCATGTACCCCCAGTGCCGGAACTTGAAGGCGACCCTCGGCGGGCCGCTGTACACGTCGAGCACCTCGATGGCGAAGCCCCTGGGGAACGCCGTGAGGAAGGTCGACATGCCGGAGTCAACCGTCTCCTCGTCCGGGTCGTAGATGCGGTGCTCCGGCGGCAGTTTGGTCGCCAGGAACGCGTTGTAGCCGCCGATGGCCGTCCACTCCTTCCGCGTCAGAGGCTTCATCCCTGCAAATAAGCAAGCGTTGGTGCCGTTACAAGGCCGTCTCTCTTATGTCGCAAGATCGGTGGACGGAGTAGAAGCGTGCTGCTGTGCGGCGTCTCACCGTTGGTGCTCGCGGTGAATCCCTGGGAGTGGACGCTCTTCTGGTCGTCGGGGCGCACCTTGTGGATCATCTCCATCTCCCAGGTCTTGAGCAAGCGCTGCACCTTTCTCCTCGAGAGACCCCTCCGGCCATTCCTGTTGCAGTGTTAATCATGTGAACAAAGTTTAGAAATActtccttcgtcccataatataagagcgttttttatacTAGAGAGTAATAATCAGTAGAAATTGGTGTGATTCAGGGTACATCATGGACCTCTTTCCTCCGTGGATAGGTTTAGTGGTGCGTACCTTGGTCCTCTCTTCCTCGAAGAGCTTGTTCACGACGTCGTAGTTAGGAGGGGCTCCATGCCTCCACACGGTGTTCTTCTCGCCCTCGCCGTGCATGAACGACCTGTACTTGTCGCCTCCTGTTTCAGCAGACGCCATGACTAATTACCTTCGTCCCAGTTCAGGGGACAACTTGGTAGTAGAAATCAGAAGTATTTTAGAAGCTGAGAGTCGAGTGAAAGGCTGATGCCCTACATGTAGGGGGTAAAGAAAAAAAAAGTAGAGAACTGCATCATTGCGAACGTCACTGCATTGGAAAAACATGACTAGTAGTATATGCCATCCACCAACCCAATCACTTACCAGTCCCTGTCGCACTGAGCTGCGTCCACTCGTTTTCCTTATCCTTTTTGTCACGTTGGCATATGTTCAAACTACAGACCAAAATTGTATCGGCGATGTTTAAAGGTCTTTTGACGATGAAATTAGTAAACATATAAATACAAGACCAGGTTGAAAAGGTTTCAGGCCGGTGAACCTGGTGCACGGACTTTTCTAAAGAAAAGGCTTTGACGATGAATTTAGTAAAGATAAATACAAGGCCAGGTTGAAAAGGTTATACTGGAGTGTGTGACTAGCACGTCCATCACATAGCACCCATTCATCACAAATTGAACAATTCCACAAAGCAAAATAAACCACTTCAACACATGTCAAAATATAATTCTACAATGGATATATAGATAGGGCGATACACAAATGAATCAATCGAGTCTTTTGTTGAGCACGTTTGATCTCCTTCATGTGAAACCACTTCTTCCTTTCCTCATCTAAGAGGCTAGATCTCGCAACATGATCCTAAAATCTTCTTGTCCCTCGCAAAACTCAacttctctctctctcgagctcaaTTACGTTCATTGTGGCTCCTCTTTAAGCTCTCACTTTGCAAATTTCTCTTGCTTCTTCCTGTTTATCTTCTTCCTCTCAATGTTCAATTTCTCTTTGACCCTCTCCCACTCGAACTCCATCTTCTCCCTTTGAACTCTAGTGTCACTTTGGTTCCAGCCGACCACTTGTGTATAGTAACCGCAAACTTGTTGACGCTCTCTTGGATGGTGGACCATCTATGTTGAAGAGAGCCATCAATGCCGGTGGTATGGATAGGGTTCGGCTTCACATACTTCTTGTGCTCATGGTAGTGTTTGTAAATTTTGTTTGCCAATactcagggccggccctgtgttTTGGAAGGCCCTAGGCGAACTCGGTGACATGGGCCCCTATATAAATTTCAACCAAATTTGACTATAATAATTCAACTGACTCCATCGACAACAATAATAACTAAATTCGAACCGACTCCATCGACAACAATAATACTAAAAAGATGGCAAAATAAAACTAACATGCCATGATTACCTCAAATAAGAACCAAATTCAACTGACTCCATCGACAACAATAATACTTCAGTGCTTCAAAAAAAGTTTCTTCGGACGTTTCTTGATGCAATAacactttcttttttttcttctccttttttcagcACCAACATCTTCTTCTTAGGCAACATGGCAGGATAATGTCCTAAAATCATGAAGAAAAGAGGGTACAAAGACTTAAGAATTTATAATCGGATGATTGGAACCCTAGACATACATGTGGATAGTTGAATACGTACGTACTACTGAAATTGTCAAATTGGGATCTGGGGGGATGGATTAGGTCATCAGGAACATGGATGGATCATGGATACATATACAGGCTGAAGAAACTGACAGATGGAATGGATCATGGATTACCTCGTTGGCTCGTTGCAGACTTTGGGTTACCAGACTGCTATGCGGTGCGCACAGCGGCAAGCCGGCAGCGGCCGAGACGGAAAGGCGCCGAGCGCCGAGTGGCAGGCAAGACGAAGAGATTAGAGACCAACCGTCCAGACTCCAGACGAAGGAAAAGAAAATGAGCAGCCGGTACCGATCGCTGGCGCTAGCGTAACGCTTCGTAATCGATCGCATGGGCCTCGCGCCCTAGTCCATCttgtttttttatcattttttgcTGGGCATTAGTATGTATATGTACTACATCATGGGCCCCCCTCCCGCCTGGGCCCTgggccgccgccccaccgcccatgccccagggccggccctgccaATACTTAACGTCTTTTTGCTCGGTTCCACAAATTGAATGCATGCTTGTGGCCAACCAAGATTCACACAACAACACATTCTCATGGCTTGTGAATGCTGACCATCTTGCCTTTGGTACCTTTTTTAGTGCACAATGTTTGTCCGACTTCATACATGGGGCAATTGGTATCACATAAGCCATAATGCATAGGCTCTTGACCATCATGTATCATGTTCATCATGAATGTGTCCTACAATAGGCACTGCAATGAAACCACATCCTAGATTGATCCAATGGTATGTGCAACAAACGAAGCAAGCGATACAATGGCATATGGGGCAGGAATGTACCTGGTATTGGTCTGGCATATCGTCAGGTGTGCACGCACGGCACCGGCATTTCACAATGTTGTCCACTACCTTTGGAGTTGGGGGTGACTCGTACACTGTGTCCGCGGCAGCGACGTCTTCTGTCAAGCCATCCGTGATGGCCCATTCAGATGGCATAATGGAATTTGGTGCCTTGTTTTTTCTCGCGGTCACGACAGATGGCACGGAGGCGGTTGCCAGACTGGACGTGCCCATATCCATGTCTCATGCCTTCTCTGCATCTTCCCTCTCCGCAGCTACCGTCCCCGTTGCTTTCCATGGTTGCGCCGACCCCTTCAAATGATGTTCTAAGCCTTGCAAGAGATGATGGTCGGGACCCCCACAGACTCCGCCGAGGCATCATCCATGGCAATGGGTGGGGGACGCGATACTCGGCGTCGACATCTATGACGACAGACGAGGACAACAGCGTGGACGAGGAGCAAGGGTGGATGAGAGCGATGGCTCAGATGCGAGAAATGGAGGACAAACGTGGGAGGAGGGCGGTCGATTTGGTGGACTTGGTCAATTTGAAGTGGATTTAGTGTTGAGTATAAGGGTTATTTAGGAAATgtaggatagcgtaggatttattctaccttgacATGTACTTCAAGATGACCTTGTACTCCTATagatatatgcccacgaggctcaatcaatacaacgaactatttcatcaaccctctctctcccttctaatatGGTATCAACCTAACCGATCcaaaccctcgccgccgcccatGCTTCCGCCCTGCGCGCTGCCACCGCAGCGGTCAGCCGACATGGCCGCCACCG from Triticum aestivum cultivar Chinese Spring chromosome 3B, IWGSC CS RefSeq v2.1, whole genome shotgun sequence includes these protein-coding regions:
- the LOC123069513 gene encoding isocitrate dehydrogenase [NADP], giving the protein MAFDKIQVANPIVEMDGDEMTRIIWKWIKDKLIFPFLDLDIKYFDLGLPNRDATGDKVTIESAEATLKYNVAIKCATVTPDEGRVKEFNLKAMWRSPNGTIRNILNGTVFREPIICKNVPRLVPGWTKPICIGRHAFGDQYRATDTIIRGPGKLKLIFDGIEEQIELDVFNFSGAGGVALSMYNTDESIRAFAEASMNVAYQKRWPLYLSTKNTILKKYDGRFKDIFQENYETNWRGRFEDAGIWYEHRLIDDMVAYALKSEGGYVWACKNYDGDVQSDLVAQGFGSLGLMTSVLVCPDGRTVEAEAAHGTVTRHYRVHQKGGETSTNSIASIFAWSTGLAHRARLDDNKRLLDFTQKLEAACVGTVESGKMTKDLALLIHGPTVSRDKYLNTMEFIDAVAEELRTRLSAKSKL